GGGTTATACCGGTCCTAAGGGTAGGTTATCCACGTGTTACTGAGCCGTTCGCCACGAACCCCCGAAGGAGTTCGTTCGACTTGCATGGCTTAATCGAACCCCAATAGCAGTAGCCTCCGCCAGGATCAAACGGATTTGCTATAAGTTAATAAATATTAGGGAAGTACACAAAACGTATATAAAGAATTGGATGAGTATGCAATATTAATTTAGTTACAAAGTAACTGAATATCACCACACTACTACCAAAAAACCAACATCAAACAACAAACACTGTATGCCAAGTGGCAAAGGTTTGCGCCCTCATTTAAAATCGTATTCAAATAAATTTATAATCATATAGCCACGTGCGGAAAAACAGCCATTCATAGAGCGATAAAATCGCACTCCGGCCGACGCCTTATGCATCGTGGCACATACTATACACGACACCCAAAGAAACACAAAGTTATTAGAAATATTTGCAAAATAATGGACTTGATTTAATGTCCTTAAAACATGTTTATTCTATCTTCAGGTGTACAGGTGTAATTAATAATTAAGGATATCCAGGACATATATATTTTTGGATTTTTTAATAAAATCTAATAGAATTTTTTGAAATTATTATACTAATTAATATTATACTAATTTGCTTGAATTTTTAGAATTTGAATTAAACCTCCAGCAATTTACAGCATTTATAAATTAATTAATTCATTTTTTTAAACAATTTTTAGACTTGTCTTAGAGTCATTTTCATTATTATTTAAGAGTAGATATAAAGAAAAAAGAAAAATCAATTAATCACTATTTAAACCTTTCGATTGCATCTAAATCACAAAATATTTTTATACTCCCAATAGATTTTAAAGCGGTGATATATTATGAAGTTCGGTATCGAATTTGTTCCAAATGAGCCAATTGAAAAAATTGTAAAGCTTGTAAAACTGGCAGAAGATGTAGGATTTGAATACGCCTGGATCACTGACCACTACAACAATAAAAACGTATATGAAACCTTAGCATTAATTGCTGCAGGAACTGAAACTATTAAAATGGGACCTGGTGTGACCAACCCATACGTGAGAAGCCCTGCTATAACTGCTTCCGCGATTACCACCCTAGACGAACTCTCCAACGGAAGAGCAACTTTAGGTATTGGACCTGGTGACAAAGCTACCTTTGACGCCTTGGGAATTGAATGGACTAAACCTGTAAGTACCATTAAAAGCGCTATCACCATGATGGAAACCATGATGGCTGGTGGAAAAACCGAAAGTGGTGCAAGCTTAATGGGTACCAAAGCTGTCCAAGAAAAGATCCCAATTTACATGGGTGCTCAAGGACCAATGATGTTAAAAACCGCTGGAGGATTCTCCGACGGTGCATTAATTAACGCATCAAACCCAAAAGACTTTGAAGCTGCTGTACCTCTAATTAAAGAAGGAGCAGACGCAGAAGGTAAATCCATATCAGACGTTGACATAGCAGCATACACTTGTTGTTCCATAGATGACGACGCTGGTAAAGCATTAGGTGCTGCAAAAATCGTTGTTGCATTCATCGCAGCAGGATCCCCACCGCCTGTATTCGAAAGACACGGACTAGCCCCTGACACAGGAGCTAAATTCGGAGAATTCTTAGGTAAAGGTGACTTCGGTGGAGCTATCGGAGCAGTTACTGACGACTTAATGGATGCATTCTCTGTTGTAGGAACCCCTGCAGAATTCATACCAAAAATCGAAGCTCTCGGTGAAATGGGTGTAACTCAATATGTAGCTGGTTCTCCAATCGGACCTGACAAAGAAAAATCCATAAAATTACTGGGAGAAGTTATATCTAGCTTCTAAATCCAATAATTTTCTTTTTTTATTTTTGACTTGAATAAAATATAATTAAACTGTTTTAACTTAATATCTGATTTTAATTAATAAATTTAAAAAAATAATTCTTTCCCTTGAATTTCTTGTTTTAATGATTAAAAACAAATTAGTTTCTAATTAAATTATTCTGCTTTTAATATCATATTTCCTGCAAATTTCTGAAGTTAAATCACTAATCTTCTTCTGATAGTAAGGTGGAGGATAATCCGAATTGTCAAAAATAGCCTTTGTTTTGGTTAAAACTTCAGAAAAATATTCTGCAAGTGCATCATAATATTTCATCCGAGAATCGTTGCACTGGTCACCAAATAAAGTCATTCCTCCACTAAGGACAAAATCTCCACCAAATTCCTTCACAGTTTTTATGATAAAATCAATTTGATCTGCTGTGTCTGATAGAAATGGTAAAAGAGGCATTAAACAAGCACCGACCAAAAATCCCTCCTCTTTTAGCTGGGCCATTGCTTCCAACCTATCCAAAGGAGAAGGTGCCGCAGGTTCGAATATCCTTGCCATTTCATTATCCATGGTAGAAAAAGAAAAGGTAATTATGGTGCCCTTTCCTAAGCTGGTAGCAAGATCTTCTGGTAATTTAGCAGATTCATCAATCTTTTTCAATAAGTCCATATCTCTCAAAATAAGGTTAGATTTAGTAGATAAATTAAGGGGAAAATGAAAACGGTAGATAATTTTTAAAAGTTCTCTGGTAATTTTCAAATCTTTTTCCTGATGCAGGTAAGGATCTGTGGCAGAACCTAAAGCTATAATTCCATATTCTTTTTTTCGGGCCCTATTTTTTAGTTGGCGGTACAATACTTCTGCAGCATTGATCTTCACTGATAAATCCTTGGGAATTCTAGATCCATACTTACTCCCATTAACATAGCAGTAAACACAGTTGAAAGAACATCCCAGATAAGGATTAAGTGTATAATCCTCTAAAAACAAACTGTCTCTTTTTTTATGTTTGTTGAGAACAGATTTTGATTTTATTTCTTTAATCAATATGTATCACCAAAATAATTCATTATAATTATAAAAAAAATTATAGGATTATTCATTTATTATTTATAGATTGAAGATTATCTCTATCAATATCGTAATTATCTTCTAAAATAAAATTAAATCCAAATTTACTTTTTATATATGATATGGCCTCACTTTCAGATTTAACTGCAAAATTATACCTTTGATGTACTTTAATTATCTCTTCCAATGATTTTTTAACCAGATCCTCATTTTCCCAGTTTTTTAAATCTAAAACAACTGTTTCCAAACATCCTTCTTTGTAACTTATCTGGCCAATAACATGAATAATCATATTTCGGACTCGAGGAGTAACTTCATTTTGGAGTTGGTGAAGAATAAATAAAACATCTTCTGGATGAGTTCTCCCCCTTAATTCAATTCCATGCACCATCAATCGCCTGATTTCGGGGTCAGGATGATTTAAAAATTTTTGAACAAATATTAAAGTTGGTTGAGGATTTTTTTCTCCCATTTTCTTTAAAGAACCCATTATTGAACTTTTAACTTTGTGACTATTGTCATTTAAGGCCATTTCAAAAAGAGGAGCCACTTTATCAAATTCAAGTTTGCCAATTTCACCCCAAGCAAAAACCGCAGTCTGTCTCTGTTTTTCATCAGAACTTTGGTATAATAATTTAGTTGTGGTGATTATTTTTTCCTGAAAATCATAATCATTCAAGTATATCCTACTTAAAATAAGATAAAGATTTTTACGAATGTAAGAATCATCATCAGAAGCATATTTAGAAATATTTGAATTTTCTAAAATTTCATCCTTTTTAAGTTCTGATTTCACTTCTAATTCCATCTTTTGAACAAATTTTATCCTTTCTTCCTTGGAAAGATCGTAAAAACCCATTTTAAATCCTCATTAATAAGAAAAATTTATTATTTTATAATTATTTATAATTTAATACCAGATAATCTATTATAGTTTATTGAATTCTAATCATCTATTAAACAGAACTTTATTTTACTAATCAAATAATATCTCAGATATTCTTAATAATTATATCTAATTAAATATCTATGAATTAAATTAAAATTATGTTACAGATTAATAAATAAAATTAAATTTAAGGTTTTCAATTATTATCCTGATTTTTCTAGTTTATTAAATTCTTAAAAACATTAAAATTATAAGCTGATAAATTTTAATAACTGATTAAAAAAATTATATTTACCATATTTATATCAACATTTAAATTCAATATAAAAATATTAAAAAATTAATATGCAATTTATCTATTTATCACATTAAATATCATCTAAAGGGAAAAATATGAAAATTCAAGAACTTTCACAAGAAATAAGGGCCAAATCTCTAAAAAGAATAAAAGAAAAAACTCCACAAGAACTTTCAGCCACTTGGTCTCATGAAGACCTCACTTATTCTGGTGAAGGACCAACCATATTCATGATTTTACCAACAACTGGTTGCGCGTGGGCGCTTGCTGAAAGTGGAGGTTGTACCATGTGCAGTTACATCTCAGAGTCCAGTTTAGAACCAGTTTCAGCTGCCACATTAGTTGAAATTTTTAATGATCTGCTTGGGAGATATGAATTAAATGAACCGACTGCAATAAAGATATTTACTTCAGGAAGCTTTTTAAATCAGAGTGAATTTCCTCTAGAAGCAAGAAACGAAATATTGAATACTTTAGATGGACTAGAAAACGTCTCAGAAGTTATTGTAGAATCAAGACCAGAATATGTGACTAAAGAAGAAGTTTTAGCTTGTTGTTCTCTGATTCCGGAAAAGATATTTGAAATAAGTATGGGCCTGGAAACCAGCGATGATTATACAAGGGAATTCAAAGTAAATAAGGGTTTTAACAAGCAAGATTTTGAAAAAGCTGTGGATGTTATTAAAGGCCTTAAAAGTGAATATAATGTCAAATCAAAAGCATATGTTCTTATAAAGCCTATTTTAACTTCTGAAAAAGATGCTATTGAAGAGGCGGTGCAAACAGCAATTTATGCTGAGGAAAAAGGCGTTGATAGAGTTTCATTCTGCCCATCAACCATTCATAAAGGAACTGTTATGGAAGAACTCTGGAGAAAAGGATCCTACCAGCCACCTAGAGTATGGAGTGTCTTAGAAGTCCTGAATAGGGTTAGAGAATCTGTAAAAATACCGTCCATAATGGATACTTCTGGTTTTGGAAGTCGTAGAGGCCCTTACAACTGTAAAAATTGCAATGATAAATTGAAAAAGATAATAATGAAATCTAATCTTGATCAAAGTACTATAAAAGATTTCAAATGTGATTGTAAGGTTGAATGGGAAACAGAAACAAAATTTGGTGATATTAACCGATCTCCTTCTCGTATTCAATATCCAAAGAATTAAATTTAATGAAATTATTAATAGAGATTAATTATTATTAAATTCATTTCTAATTTATATTTCTAATTTATATTTCTAATTTTTTTATAGATTATAATTATAAAATAATTAGTTAGGAAATTTTAATAGAAATTTTAATAATTATAATTTAAATTTATTAAAAATAATTATTTAATAAAAACAAATAACCAATAAAAGAGCTGATTGAATGAAACAGACCCCTGAAACTTCTGGAAAGTTCGCAACTTGTTTGAATTGCATTGATGGTAGAATACAATTCCCCGTGTTAAACTGGATAAAAATTAATTACGGAATTCCCTTTGTGGATATGATTACCGAACCCGGTATAGTAAACATATTTTCAGATGACAATGAACATAACAAGAGTTCTCTTTTTGAATCCACACTGGAAAAAGTTAAAATTTCATTAAATATCCACGATTCCAATATAATATTCCTAGTTGGGCATGATGATTGCGCAGGTAATCCTGAAAGTCCCCAAGTGCAAAAAAATCAAACAAAAAAATCTGTAAGGAATTTAAAAGAAATTATAAAAGAAATTAATCCATCATGTAAAGTAATCGGCCTATGGATACCTTTAAAAAAGGATTTATTTTATGATTCTTCTTTAAAGGAACGTTATATAGCAAAAAATTTAGCAGAAGTGGATATTGTGAAAAATATAAAAATCATATTAGAATTATAATCTAAGCTAAAAATAATATTTATGAATAAGTATCTAAACATTACAATGCATTATTTTTTTATTATAATTAATTAAAATAGAATATTGATTAAAATAGAAATTAGTAAGTAATTTATTAATTTCGGACTTATAAAACCACGAGAATAAAAAATGATTGGCATAAGCGCTGATTTTGACCCGGTCCATAAAGGCCATGTTAAACTCATTCAAAAAGGAAGGCAAATAGCCGAAGAGACTGGAGATGAAGTTGTAATCTATCTTAACAAAGGTTATAGTGCTAATCACGCTCCATTTTTTGCAGATTATGAATCTAGAAAGGAAATGGCCCTTAAAGCCGGGGCAGATAGAGTAGTGCCTATTGAAGGCCTGCATCACCGCCTTACACTAGCCTATAGTGTGCCCATTAGGATAGCTATGATGATTGAAGACGGTGCTGTGGATTACGTAGATGCTGCGGGAGTGAATGTTTCAGTTCCCATGCTTACCAAGAAGGCCAAAAAATTCGCCAAAAAGGGAATATTTAGTGGAATTCCTCGAAATCTTCCTAATAGAAATGTTATAAGGTGGTTTGCAGTTAATGAGTTCCTATATAACAAATATCAGCGCAAAATGCGTTTCCATATTATCGACGAACTTTCCATGGGGGGAAAGGTTTCTGGAAGGGAAATAAGACGACAGATAGTTGAAAATGATATGGAAATACCTCCCCAATTGGATCAAGTTCTTCCCCAAAGCACCATCAAGATTTTGGAAAAAGGAATTAGAAAAGGGACTATTCCTGGAGAAAGAAACCTGGCCACCATTACCAAAAGAATGAACACCTATTCTCGCTCTAAATTAACTGAAATTGCTCATTTAAATGCAGATGCTATTAATTCTATAATTAAAGGAAGGTTTTATCGAGAAGAAGATCAAGTTTGGGCCACTTTCAGGAAAGCAGGTTATGGGCCAGTTCTCACCAGGTTGGCTGTGAGTGCTATTGAAGAAGAAGTAGCTAAAAAAGAGGTTTTAGAGTTAATTGAGTCCTATGAAAAACAGGGCGTTATTCCTCCAGATCAAAAAGTGGGTAAAGTTATAGAAAGAGCGTGGTTTGTTTCTCAAAAGAAAGAACATAATTTAAGTGCTAGTGAAGCCCATGATAAATTCAGAAAAGGAATTGAGCTTCAGAAAAAGCCGTGCATGACCTTTGATGCAGGATTAAGTATTAGAAGTTTTGAAGTTGAAGAATTAGAATCTGGTATGAATGCTGGAATTTATGTTGATCAAAATGGAGTTCTCGCCTGTGAGATTAGAACTGAGAAAAAGAAAATAAAAAGTCCATTGAAACTCCCCGGGGAAATGGCCACTTATCTTAGGCTTTTAATTGATTCTCATTTTATTCCAGTGAAAGCTGAAGTTGTGGAAAAGGAGAGAGGGATAAGGATTAGAATAACTGTGGATAATTAAGATATAGCTAATATTAGAATAACTGTGGATAATTTAGAAAAATATTTAAAAGTATTTTTCAAAACCTATTTTTTAAAAATCTGGTTCTTGAAATGAAGCATCTTCCCTTAATTCAACTACAGGACAACTCCACTTTTTACAGAAAGTCATTACCATTTTTCCTTTATCTGTATTTATGTAAACTCTCCAGCACTCGCCATCATATGATTTAAAATCAATTTCCATGATTTTTTTACCAATTAGCTTTTCCAGAGTCTGTTTACATTCTTTTATTTGATCATCAGAATCATACAAACCATTAACCCCCTAAATTATCTATTAAATGTTCAAATATTTCCACAATATTAAAATCGTCATAATATTTTATGTTTTATCTATTTCTAATAAGTTATGATTCTGAAATTAAATTGAATTAATTAAATTAAAAATGAAATAAATATATTGATTAATTAAGATTATTCTGAATTTTTTATTTTATGAAATGAATATGCAGTTAAAGTATTGTTTAATCATATAAATGCTTAAAAAGTTCTTTATAGGATTTAAGATCTGATTTAAACTCTATGGCATCTTTATAATCTTTATGGTTATTATCATTTTTATTAAAATCTTTATTTTGATCAAGAATAATTTCAAACATGTTTTCAATTGCATCTGCCATTATGGGGTCGATTTCATCAGATAAAAGATTTTTAACTTCATCCATTTCTTCATATCTTCTTTTAGCATGTTTAAAACTACTTATTAATCTAGAATTAGCTGAATTTTTAAATTGATGCCCTTCAGTTTCACCAATAATTTCCATAACTTCTTCATCAATCCCCATTTTATATGCTGCCGAAATTGTCTCCCAAAGAAGAGCAGATACTCCTTTAGTATAAGAACTTCTCAACATTTTTATCTGAGAACAGTTTCCAATTTCAGTTCCCATTATTTTTATATTTAATCCATAATCATTTAAAACAGCAAAATCTTTGGCTGAATCACCACAAGCAATGATTTGAGCATTAGAACCGTTTTTTTTTACACTACCAATGATGGACGCATCCACAGTTTTTTTATTTTCTACCTGGCCCAGTGCCTCCCAGACAGTAGCTGGGGAAACATTGTTAATATCTACATAAATTCCTCGAGAATATTTTCCTATATCTCGGGCTACTTCAACTGCATTAGATGGGTTAACGGCCGAAATAAGTATTTCAGAAGTTTCAGCGAGTTCTCTATAACTATCGCAAATAGTTACGCCCATTTCAAGAGCTTTATTTTTTGTATTGCTGCTTCTACCATGTAAACAAGTGAAAACAGTCACACCATTATCTAAAAGCCCTTCTGAAAGAGTAGAAGAAACCTCACCAAATCCTAAAAAGCCTACTTTCATAAATTACACCAAAATAACTAATTTTACTAAATATCCTAACTTACTGAATGCTTATTAATTACATTATTCAGAATCTAATATTTGATATTCATATTATAGAATTCTAATAAATAAATCTATAATTTTAAGAAAATAATGAAAAGAAAAGTTTAAAGAAGATCTTTATTTATTTAAATTTAAACTAATGAAATTTAGGTTTAAGCTAGGGCTAGCCAAATCATATAAATTCCAGCCCATGTAATTAAAATTCCAGACATTTTTCTTATTAAATTCGCTTTTTTGGCCAATTTTTCAATATTTGCACTGGAAACTAGTAATCCTAAAACTAATATACTAATGGAAAATCCTGCGGTGTATAAAAGTAAATTTAGAGCACTGTAGAAAGCATTTCCTGTTGAAATGCTGAAAGTGATTAACGCTATAAGATAAGTGCCATAACAAGGGGCCCAGGCCAGTGAAGTTAAAATTCCCCATAGAAACGATCCAAATACACCTCGACGATTGGAATCAGACACATGTGAAAATTTAAAAAGGTTTTTATTGACAATAATCATTATCCCCATCACAATCAGTATTATGGAAGCTATTATTCTAAAATAATGGAGATAATAATTTATGGCCGCGGTGAAAAGTATGGTCAATACTATAGTTATGGTAAAAATTAAAAAAAGACCCATTACAAAAGCTAAAATTTCAGTTTTTCTACGCTCTGCCAAAGTATACCCGATTAAAACTGGTATAACGGGTAAAACACATGGAGATAATACTGAAGCAATTCCTGCTAAAAATGAGAATAACGGGACAATATCCATTTAAATCTCCTTAATAATTTAATATAAAATTATAATGCGCTTAAAAGTTGATCTGGAGATTTATATCCCTCAATTTTTTTAATTTCTTCCCCATTAGAGTTCATAATTATTAAAGTTGGAATACTGTATATTCCATATTTAGATGACAGTTCTGGATTGGTATCCACATCTATTTTAACTGCCACATAATTTTGGGACAGTTTCTGGGTAACCTTTTCATTTACTAGAGTTTCTGATTCTAGTTGTTGGCAGGCAGGGCACCAGTTAGCTGAGAAAAATGCAAATACTAATTTATTTGTTTTTTGAGCTTCTGAAATAGCAGAGTCAAGATTATTGTACCATTTCAAACTATAAGATTGATTAGATTCATTAGAAACATTATTATAATTATTAGTTAATGACTGATTGCTATTATTAAAACTGTTTAAAGCCATGGCCACACCAGCAATTACTACTATTATCAAAGCAGCAATAACCCAGATTTTAAGAGAAATCTTCATAAATGATGATTATGTGATTACTACACATATAATTTACGATAATTGTAATGTCCTTTAGATAATTAAATATTGTATAATTAAAATCATGAAAAAGTTAAATAAAAAAAATAGAATAAATAGAACAAAATAATTCAATTAATTAATTCAGTTAATAATTCAACTTAACTATAACATTAGAACCTTCTGCAACCCCCAAATCCCTGGAAGTAGGGCCACATTTTGTATTTAAAAGAGAAAATACTGGTTTTTCTCCAAAATCAATTTCAGTAAGACCCTCATAATTACCTAAACCTTTAGATATAATTAATTCAGCATTATCAAGCATGTGTCGAAATTCAGAGGATACTTGCTCATAAATAACACCTATAGAATCCGTGCCTGTGGTTACCAGTTTTGCCATCCGTTCAAGGCCCACTTGATAAGCATCATCTAAACAAGCATCATTAAGTATAGGATTTTCTTTTACAGCTACAGTTACTTCCAAACCATATTCTTCCATCTTTTTTATTAATAATTTGTCAAAAACAATTTCTCCAGTATTGTCCGCCAAGTAAAGAACAGTTTTAACTGATTTAAGTGATTTTTCAAGTTCTGGAGTGTGATTTATAACTAGAGGGGCCTTAATCGTGTCCACCATTAAATTTAATGGATCACAGTTTACTCCCAGAGCTCCGAAATCTATTAAATTGCCAACAATGGCTGCTTTAACAAACATTTCCAGATCTTCTTCGCCTTGGAGAAATTCTATTAATTGAGGAAGGAATTCTTCTGCAATTTCATTGCACTTTGCTTTAATATGCAAGTAAGGATCAGGATTGCCAGTTTTTTCTTTAATAAGACGATGGATACTGGTTCCAATAACATTAGAAACAGCACCATTATGAAATTCACGGCCTAAAAGAACAGTTATTTCAGCCATGATTTCAATTTTTAGATTTTCATCACCAGTGGCCAAATCCAGGGCCTCTTGGGCCTGTCTTAGGAAACAGGGAGCACATTCATAGTAGACTTTCATTTAATCACACCATTAACTATTAAAAATAAATAATTTAATAAATTAAATAAAGATATTAAGTAATATTATTAAGAGTTAGATAACTATTGGATTTAAATAACCTTAGTTTAAAATTATCCACCATATATAACCTTAATAACTTCAATAATATCCCCATCAGCAATTATTTCTTCCTCTATGACAATCTGACCATTTTTTTTAACAACCACTGTTTCTAATGGAAAATCCATATCTTCTAAAACACTTTTAATGGTTTTTTCTTCTGAAACTTCTCTGGATTCCTTTTCATCACCAATGATTAATGTAAATTTCATTTAATCTCCCCTGAATATTATTCTAATATATTTTAATATATAATTACTCAATATGGTCCCTATTTATCCAGTTCACTGCAAAAAATACAGGTCCGGCACAGTTCATGAGCAGAGGGCTCACCACAGCGAGTGCATTTTCCCATATTAAATTCTTTAGTAAATTCTTTTTTTATAAATGGTTTTAGCTTATCAAATCCTCTTAAAGTCGAGTACATGATAGTGGGATGGTTTTGAGACAATTGCTTTATAAATTGGCCCACTTCGCCTCGGAAAGAATCACTGGCATAAGGACAACCTGCAAAATGAACTTCCAACTTTCTGGCCAGCGCATAAAGAGCTACTTCTTTTTCTGGAATCTCCCTTAGAGGTTTAATCTTCACTGTGAACTTTTCACTTCTGGAACTGGTTTTAGGGCCAATTCGAGTTAGATTTTCAATATTGCCTTCTAAATAATTCATTAAAATGGCCTGGGTTTCATCATCAAGATTATGACCTGTAGCAATTTTAGTTGCTCCAACATTTCTAGCCTCTCTATTTAAAATCCAGCGCCTAAAAACACCACAGTAAGTACAGGCCCCTCTTTGAGAAGAGGTTGACATTATATCATCCAGCGTGGTATCAAATGAGTCTTTAAAAGTAACTACATTGTGTTCTATCCCTAAACGTCGGGCATGGTCACGAGCTATTCTTACCCCATCTTCCCGATATCCTTTGATACCTTCATCAATGGTTACCGCAGTCATTTCAATTATATTTCTTTCATAAAGTGAATTTAATATATCCAGAACCATAACACTGTCTTTACCACCAGATAGGGCCACCAGAACTTTATCTCCCTTATCAATGAGTTTGTACTTGCGAATATCTTTCAATACCTTTTGCTGTGTTCCTTGAATAAAGCAATCCTGACAAAGTCTCTGTCCAGAATGCTTTTTTTCAATAATAACATCAGGGGCACCACATTTGGTACATGTTTTCATTTTTTTACTCCAGTAAAATAAAATTGATTTAATACCTATTAAATCTTGATTTTAAATAATTAATGATTTTAAAATATTAGATTAAAATTTAGATTGAATAGTTGTCCTTCTTATTGAAATTTAATAAATTAATTCAAATATCTTTATGTAGATTATATTATAATTGTAGATATAAAATTTTGAATATATTAAATTTAATTTGGAATATTCAATTAATTTGATTAGATATCTAAAATATTATTTTTATTAAACATGCACTTCAAGTGTAAAAAAATACACTAACTGTGAAATTTAGACAAAAATTTAAATTAAATAGAAAAAGGTTTTTTAAATAATTCAAAGTCCTGAGTATAGTTTTTCCCAGTAATCATTGCAATTTCTGCTTTTTGAAGTTCTGAACCCAAATAGGCAGCATGTTCCAGACGACTTACCAGTTGTCGGTTTAAAAGTTCTTCATATATCTTCTTAGCTGATTGGCCAACAATGGCCACATCAGGTTCCATATTTTTATAATGAACAACCATTATCTCATTATCATTTATCATGATCTTGAAACTTCCAGCCTCATCCTGCACGAATTTTTTAGTTCCCTCCGCTTCAAAAACCGGCACATCAAATTCTTCCACCACTTTCTCAGGAATTCTTTTATCCTTGAAAGCCAGGAGATTAATTCCCAGATCTTTAGGAATAGAACCCCTATTTTTAGCTAAAAACATCATTTTAGATGATACCGCAAGTTCATAAACACTTCGAACTGTTTTGCCGCTTTCTTCAGGAGTAAATAATATACTGGCCCCTAGTTCCATAGCTATGCCTGAGAGAAGAGAATTGACACCCGTCGAATCTGTGTCTAAAAGCTCTGTAACATTGCCTACACCAAAAAAAACAGGTTC
The DNA window shown above is from Methanobacteriaceae archaeon and carries:
- a CDS encoding TIGR00269 family protein, with translation MKTCTKCGAPDVIIEKKHSGQRLCQDCFIQGTQQKVLKDIRKYKLIDKGDKVLVALSGGKDSVMVLDILNSLYERNIIEMTAVTIDEGIKGYREDGVRIARDHARRLGIEHNVVTFKDSFDTTLDDIMSTSSQRGACTYCGVFRRWILNREARNVGATKIATGHNLDDETQAILMNYLEGNIENLTRIGPKTSSRSEKFTVKIKPLREIPEKEVALYALARKLEVHFAGCPYASDSFRGEVGQFIKQLSQNHPTIMYSTLRGFDKLKPFIKKEFTKEFNMGKCTRCGEPSAHELCRTCIFCSELDK
- a CDS encoding MoaD/ThiS family protein — encoded protein: MKFTLIIGDEKESREVSEEKTIKSVLEDMDFPLETVVVKKNGQIVIEEEIIADGDIIEVIKVIYGG
- a CDS encoding DUF89 domain-containing protein, with amino-acid sequence MKVYYECAPCFLRQAQEALDLATGDENLKIEIMAEITVLLGREFHNGAVSNVIGTSIHRLIKEKTGNPDPYLHIKAKCNEIAEEFLPQLIEFLQGEEDLEMFVKAAIVGNLIDFGALGVNCDPLNLMVDTIKAPLVINHTPELEKSLKSVKTVLYLADNTGEIVFDKLLIKKMEEYGLEVTVAVKENPILNDACLDDAYQVGLERMAKLVTTGTDSIGVIYEQVSSEFRHMLDNAELIISKGLGNYEGLTEIDFGEKPVFSLLNTKCGPTSRDLGVAEGSNVIVKLNY